Proteins encoded in a region of the Variovorax sp. PAMC 28711 genome:
- a CDS encoding autotransporter family protein, which yields MSAHANAQTTLTFGGGSGSKAAITEGQGGLAGLAGGGGGGGGGYKDDPNSGIGGSGGAGARESAPAQAGVNGGDSRITSGLGAPAGAPGSSDLSAGGGGGGGGALGVANGTAGGDGGAGSESGATSTTLGAAVNGTAGGESRPVLGYAGGGGGGGGALVLTAVGAVIDTNGQTVTGGAGGGSPIDGGGGGGAGLVLVNGGSIANATGRIVAGAGGDGYAGGEGGTGVFLYKGGTLANGANGVLRGGAGGAGGTFASLPDIGRGGQGGDAVRSNGGQITNAGLAQGGDGGAATVGGNGGNGIVVSGTATVTSSTTGRVIGGAGGAGGIVVGLETVSAAGRGGSGVVLLDTGATLVNSGTVTGGNAGARGVGTSAAGGVGVTGSANGGTTVVNAGRIAGGLDSNAARANAVQFQGGGNTLELRSGAVFDGKVVVAPGNTGNTLALGGDATTDSFNVATIGADYQGFDRFNKRGTSVWTLSGRQSAVTPWTVDGGVLALTDNANLGDAAGKLTLNDGTLRLSADNLRIANAVQLGSGQPTVDTGAFNGTLAGAIDGSGSLTKIGAGALVLTAANTYTGATNVGQGTLRAGAVNTLSAASAHTVATGATLDLGGFNQTVASLTNAGTVSLLSGAPGTTLTVNGAYVGNGGVLRLGTALGGNGSATDRLLLNGGSASGNTTIQITNLGGLGAQTTGNGIEVVAARNGATSTPTAFALANGHVDAGAFAYTLHGADQSWFLRSDTGAVTPTTPVTPGTPAIPGVPGSTPGGAFPQITTPTYRTEVPLFAALPQQLRQADLAMLGNLHQRIGDEPVAGAGTPAANGSRNAWGRVISTDIDVRQQGTVSPASKGRVDGFQVGTDLYADAHWHAGVYVGQLDGDVQTSGFANGVRGNVGSNDLRARYLGAYATWMNGNGFYADAVLQGGDHRYTLRPQGNAQVTGKGDSLLASIEVGQAFALGQGWTIEPQLQLMHQRVDLDDVFISGARVQQNPDNGWIARAGVRVKGEMSTSLGALQPYGRVNLYRASSGTDISRFVGPAGTTDIATRTGGSWGEVAAGATLALNPTWGVYGEIGRLFAMGGDARVKSGLQGSLGLKARW from the coding sequence TTGTCGGCCCACGCCAACGCACAAACGACCCTTACCTTCGGCGGCGGTTCGGGCAGCAAGGCGGCCATCACTGAAGGGCAAGGCGGCCTCGCCGGACTCGCCGGCGGTGGTGGCGGCGGTGGCGGTGGCTATAAGGATGACCCCAATTCCGGCATCGGCGGCAGCGGCGGTGCTGGCGCGCGGGAAAGCGCGCCAGCACAAGCCGGCGTGAATGGCGGTGACAGCCGCATCACCAGCGGCCTGGGCGCGCCGGCGGGCGCACCGGGCAGCTCCGACCTCAGCGCAGGCGGCGGCGGTGGCGGCGGTGGCGCGCTTGGCGTGGCGAACGGGACCGCTGGCGGCGATGGCGGTGCAGGCAGCGAAAGCGGGGCGACATCGACCACGCTGGGCGCTGCCGTCAACGGCACGGCCGGTGGCGAATCCCGTCCCGTGCTCGGCTACGCGGGCGGCGGCGGCGGCGGCGGTGGCGCGTTGGTCCTGACAGCGGTCGGCGCCGTGATCGACACCAACGGTCAGACCGTGACGGGCGGCGCCGGCGGCGGATCGCCGATCGATGGCGGCGGCGGGGGCGGTGCCGGGCTGGTGCTGGTGAACGGCGGCAGCATCGCCAACGCCACCGGTCGCATCGTGGCCGGTGCGGGCGGCGACGGCTATGCGGGCGGCGAAGGAGGCACTGGCGTCTTTCTTTACAAGGGCGGCACGCTCGCGAACGGCGCCAATGGTGTGTTGAGGGGCGGCGCAGGCGGCGCCGGTGGAACCTTTGCCTCCCTCCCTGACATCGGCCGAGGCGGTCAGGGCGGCGACGCGGTGCGCAGCAACGGCGGCCAGATTACCAATGCCGGATTGGCGCAAGGCGGTGACGGTGGCGCCGCCACGGTGGGCGGCAACGGCGGCAACGGCATCGTGGTGAGCGGCACGGCCACGGTGACCAGCAGCACGACCGGTCGGGTGATTGGCGGCGCTGGCGGCGCTGGCGGCATCGTCGTCGGCCTTGAAACCGTCTCAGCGGCGGGCCGTGGCGGCAGCGGGGTCGTCCTGCTGGACACCGGCGCCACGCTGGTCAACAGCGGCACGGTGACCGGCGGCAACGCCGGCGCACGGGGTGTCGGCACCTCCGCAGCGGGCGGCGTGGGCGTCACAGGTTCGGCCAACGGCGGCACCACGGTGGTCAACGCCGGCCGCATCGCGGGCGGCCTCGACAGCAACGCGGCGCGCGCCAATGCCGTGCAGTTCCAGGGCGGTGGCAACACGCTCGAACTGCGCTCGGGCGCTGTGTTCGACGGCAAGGTCGTCGTGGCGCCGGGCAACACCGGCAACACGCTGGCACTCGGCGGCGACGCGACCACGGACAGCTTCAACGTCGCGACCATCGGCGCGGACTACCAGGGCTTCGATCGCTTCAACAAGCGCGGAACCAGCGTGTGGACGCTGTCCGGCAGGCAATCGGCCGTCACGCCCTGGACGGTCGACGGCGGCGTGCTCGCGCTGACCGACAACGCCAACCTGGGCGACGCCGCCGGCAAGCTCACGCTGAACGACGGCACGCTGCGGCTGTCGGCCGACAACCTGCGGATCGCGAACGCGGTTCAGCTCGGAAGCGGCCAGCCCACGGTCGACACCGGCGCCTTCAACGGCACGCTCGCCGGTGCCATCGACGGCAGCGGCTCGCTCACCAAGATCGGCGCCGGCGCGCTCGTGCTGACCGCCGCCAACACCTACACCGGCGCCACCAATGTCGGCCAGGGCACGCTGCGTGCCGGGGCGGTCAACACGCTGAGCGCCGCATCGGCGCACACGGTCGCGACCGGCGCCACGCTCGACCTCGGCGGCTTCAACCAGACCGTCGCCTCGCTGACCAACGCGGGCACCGTGTCGCTGCTGAGCGGCGCACCGGGCACCACATTGACCGTGAACGGCGCCTACGTCGGTAACGGCGGCGTGCTGCGTCTGGGCACGGCGCTGGGCGGCAACGGCAGCGCGACCGACCGCCTGCTGCTCAACGGCGGCAGCGCCAGCGGCAACACCACGATCCAGATCACCAACCTCGGCGGCCTGGGTGCGCAGACCACGGGCAACGGCATCGAAGTGGTGGCGGCGCGCAACGGCGCCACCTCGACGCCAACCGCCTTCGCGCTGGCCAACGGCCACGTCGACGCCGGCGCTTTCGCGTACACGCTGCACGGCGCCGACCAGAGCTGGTTCCTGCGCTCGGACACCGGCGCGGTCACGCCCACCACGCCTGTGACTCCCGGCACGCCCGCTATTCCGGGCGTGCCCGGCTCGACCCCTGGCGGCGCCTTCCCGCAGATCACCACGCCGACGTACCGCACGGAAGTTCCGCTGTTCGCCGCGTTGCCACAGCAGCTTCGCCAGGCCGACCTCGCGATGCTCGGCAACCTGCACCAGCGCATCGGCGATGAGCCCGTGGCCGGCGCCGGCACCCCGGCCGCCAATGGTTCGCGCAATGCGTGGGGCCGCGTGATTTCCACCGACATCGACGTGCGCCAGCAAGGCACCGTGTCGCCCGCGAGCAAGGGCCGTGTCGACGGCTTCCAGGTCGGCACCGACCTGTACGCCGACGCCCACTGGCACGCCGGCGTCTACGTCGGCCAGCTCGACGGCGACGTGCAGACCAGCGGCTTCGCCAATGGCGTGCGCGGCAACGTGGGCAGCAACGACCTGCGCGCGCGCTATCTCGGCGCGTACGCCACCTGGATGAACGGCAACGGCTTCTATGCCGACGCCGTGCTGCAGGGCGGCGATCACCGCTACACGCTGCGCCCGCAAGGCAACGCCCAGGTCACCGGCAAGGGCGACAGCCTGCTGGCGTCGATCGAGGTCGGCCAGGCGTTCGCGCTGGGCCAGGGCTGGACGATCGAGCCGCAACTGCAGCTGATGCACCAGCGCGTCGACCTCGACGACGTGTTCATCTCGGGCGCCCGCGTCCAGCAGAACCCCGACAACGGCTGGATCGCGCGTGCAGGCGTGCGTGTGAAGGGCGAGATGAGCACCTCGCTCGGCGCGCTGCAGCCGTACGGCCGCGTCAACCTGTACCGCGCTTCCAGCGGCACCGACATCTCGCGCTTCGTCGGCCCGGCCGGCACCACCGACATCGCAACGCGCACCGGTGGCAGCTGGGGCGAAGTGGCCGCCGGCGCGACGCTGGCCCTCAACCCGACGTGGGGCGTCTACGGCGAAATCGGCCGGCTCTTCGCGATGGGCGGCGACGCGCGGGTCAAGAGCGGCCTGCAAGGCTCGCTGGGCCTCAAGGCCCGCTGGTAA
- a CDS encoding AI-2E family transporter produces MNVPTVDTRIVLGRIVPLTCALALLHFGQDFLKPIAVAAILSLVITPLARKLAASGLGRTVSTLVSVLLVGAVVVWISAVLAIQLVAVAADLPQYKAAIATKVESIRASTLRPFEQIEAELKGVLPQGPSTARSADRQLPAAEAVETLMAVQIHQVPQSAGDMVSKLVSALWGPLGEAGIVFVLLVFILMERESLSDRVIRLVGEAELGVTVQTLTEAAEGVSKFFLSQALVNTTFGLVVALGMWALGVPHAALWGVVSALLRFIPYVGVFGAAALIGVFSAAVDPGWSLVIWSLGLFLALELLVAHVVEPQVYGHSTGLAPLAVIVSALFWGAMWGPVGLLLSTPLTLCLVVIGRHVRALEPLTILLSEAPGLTAGQRFYQRALSGNSEAILRDARLYLRRGSFAKYCDHVLLPGLALSAADFSVGRIDGPQRERVQANIVRLAESLSATQPERRASRRRPPVSLVDANIGAHLRKMREARMGKWQGRLDVPSRSIVLCLGFGTERDELLMELTVRALRENGVDARSVSLDDPQDPAAADKSILVGTAFLVYPQQEAIDQWCAIATELRAALPQAILATIKLRLFRDDVGDEERVKQHVDLVVRSYAEAEAFVLQGNAPDGQPGAAIAAAG; encoded by the coding sequence ATGAATGTTCCGACCGTCGACACCCGCATCGTTCTCGGCCGGATCGTGCCGTTGACCTGTGCGCTCGCGCTGCTGCATTTCGGGCAGGACTTCCTGAAGCCGATCGCCGTCGCTGCGATCCTGAGCCTGGTCATCACGCCGCTGGCGCGCAAGCTCGCTGCGAGTGGCCTGGGCCGAACGGTCTCCACGCTGGTGTCGGTGCTCCTCGTCGGCGCGGTGGTGGTGTGGATCAGCGCGGTGCTGGCCATCCAGCTGGTGGCCGTGGCCGCGGATCTGCCGCAGTACAAGGCGGCCATCGCCACCAAGGTCGAGTCGATCCGGGCGTCAACGCTCAGACCCTTCGAGCAGATCGAGGCCGAACTCAAAGGCGTGCTTCCGCAGGGTCCGAGCACCGCCCGATCGGCCGACCGGCAACTGCCTGCGGCCGAAGCCGTCGAGACGCTCATGGCCGTGCAGATCCACCAGGTGCCGCAATCCGCCGGCGACATGGTTTCCAAGCTCGTCTCTGCGCTGTGGGGCCCGTTGGGCGAGGCCGGCATCGTGTTCGTGTTGCTCGTTTTCATCCTGATGGAGCGGGAGTCGCTGAGCGATCGCGTCATTCGGCTGGTCGGCGAGGCGGAACTCGGCGTCACGGTGCAGACGCTCACCGAAGCTGCAGAAGGCGTGTCGAAGTTCTTTTTGTCGCAGGCGCTCGTGAACACGACCTTCGGCCTGGTCGTCGCGCTCGGCATGTGGGCGCTTGGCGTGCCGCATGCCGCGCTGTGGGGCGTGGTCAGTGCGTTGCTGCGATTCATTCCGTACGTCGGCGTCTTCGGCGCCGCGGCCTTGATCGGGGTTTTCAGCGCCGCGGTCGATCCGGGCTGGTCGCTCGTGATCTGGAGTCTCGGGCTCTTCCTCGCGCTGGAGTTGCTGGTCGCCCACGTCGTCGAGCCGCAGGTGTACGGGCACAGCACCGGACTCGCACCGCTGGCGGTGATCGTGTCGGCCTTGTTCTGGGGCGCGATGTGGGGGCCGGTGGGCTTGCTGCTCTCCACGCCGCTCACGCTGTGCCTCGTCGTGATCGGCCGTCACGTCCGCGCGCTGGAGCCGCTGACCATTCTTCTGAGCGAAGCGCCGGGCCTCACGGCGGGGCAGCGCTTCTATCAGCGGGCGCTCTCCGGCAACTCCGAAGCGATCTTGCGCGATGCGCGCCTCTATTTGCGGCGCGGCAGCTTCGCGAAATACTGCGATCACGTGCTGCTGCCGGGGCTGGCGCTCAGTGCGGCCGATTTCAGTGTCGGCCGGATCGACGGCCCTCAGCGCGAGCGGGTCCAGGCCAACATCGTCCGGTTGGCGGAATCGCTGTCGGCGACGCAGCCCGAGCGCCGTGCGAGCCGGCGCCGGCCACCGGTGTCGCTGGTGGACGCCAACATCGGCGCGCATCTGCGCAAGATGCGCGAAGCGCGCATGGGCAAATGGCAGGGCCGGCTGGACGTGCCTTCACGGTCGATCGTGTTGTGCCTGGGCTTCGGCACCGAACGCGACGAGCTTCTGATGGAGCTCACGGTGCGCGCCCTGCGCGAGAACGGCGTCGATGCGCGCAGCGTGTCGCTCGACGATCCGCAAGACCCGGCCGCGGCTGACAAGTCGATCCTGGTGGGCACTGCATTTCTCGTGTATCCGCAGCAGGAAGCGATCGATCAGTGGTGCGCCATCGCGACCGAGTTGCGCGCCGCGCTTCCCCAGGCGATCCTCGCCACCATCAAGCTTCGCCTGTTCAGGGACGACGTGGGCGACGAAGAGCGTGTGAAGCAGCACGTCGATCTGGTCGTGCGCTCCTATGCAGAGGCCGAAGCCTTCGTCCTGCAGGGCAATGCGCCCGATGGGCAGCCGGGGGCCGCGATCGCAGCAGCGGGTTGA
- a CDS encoding M48 family metallopeptidase, translating into MTSPRTVQSELLRTLVLTLVSLFVIPAATLFFTHYVARTQDAAFLQSIEQRIAASPKLSGPEREEALGFYRSHPLSGACDATADEDRDFHDKVCERYGFQWQFHWVERLALWTIIGGGILLATALALGAIAFVNRGLQYASFVTGWRLMTASSAVEVLVQSVMVVWLSFWVTAYFWERYYIKLVGVAGIAAAVAVFYAIWTLFKKLPAHNEIEGELLAEQDAPRLWQRVRELAAKGQTAPPDQIIAGIDTNFFVTESPGTVGDSAVRGRTLFVSVPLLRVLSTAEADAVLAHELAHLGGGDTRSSALLGPKLRQFDQYAWQMRSGGLTIVAHYVLRLYRMIFEFALARDSREREYMADRAAATLTAPESIVQSLIKISAYASYRNDVERRLFAESRRHEGDLGIARFVAEGLHPYAGSPDFLETMKTANVPHPYDSHPPLLERMRNVGHSVDESRYAAVVTAVPAATWVEEMPTAAAIEARLWNVYEQRFAANHEYSLAYRYEPSNDEEREIVLRYFPPVVFDLSKGARIEISYAGIHADASESGAVSWDDVGGLSFKDGNFGASLVISHHDKGVLGARKTKISLKGIGKHKAAFDATVSEYWRRHQIMRAQQAEARDLK; encoded by the coding sequence ATGACCTCCCCTCGCACTGTCCAGTCAGAACTCCTTCGCACGTTGGTTCTGACGCTGGTCTCTCTCTTCGTCATCCCGGCTGCGACCCTGTTCTTCACGCACTACGTCGCGCGCACCCAGGACGCAGCCTTCCTGCAATCGATCGAGCAACGGATCGCGGCCAGCCCGAAGCTGTCCGGCCCGGAGCGGGAGGAGGCGCTGGGCTTCTACCGCAGCCATCCGCTGTCGGGCGCTTGCGACGCCACCGCCGACGAAGACCGCGATTTCCACGACAAGGTTTGTGAGCGCTATGGCTTCCAGTGGCAGTTTCACTGGGTCGAGCGCCTCGCGCTCTGGACGATCATCGGCGGCGGGATTTTGCTCGCCACAGCGCTGGCGCTGGGAGCCATCGCTTTCGTCAACCGAGGCCTGCAATACGCGAGCTTCGTGACCGGGTGGCGGTTGATGACGGCATCGAGCGCGGTCGAAGTGCTGGTGCAAAGCGTGATGGTGGTCTGGCTCTCGTTCTGGGTCACGGCCTATTTCTGGGAGCGCTACTACATCAAGCTGGTTGGCGTCGCTGGCATCGCTGCGGCCGTTGCCGTTTTCTATGCCATCTGGACACTGTTCAAAAAACTCCCCGCCCACAACGAGATCGAAGGCGAACTGCTGGCGGAACAGGATGCACCGCGCCTGTGGCAACGCGTGCGCGAGTTGGCGGCAAAAGGCCAAACCGCGCCGCCCGACCAGATCATTGCAGGCATCGACACCAACTTCTTCGTCACCGAATCACCCGGCACGGTCGGAGACAGCGCGGTGCGGGGCCGCACGCTGTTCGTGAGCGTGCCGCTGCTTCGCGTGTTGAGCACTGCGGAAGCTGATGCGGTGCTCGCGCACGAGTTGGCTCATCTTGGCGGTGGCGACACCCGCAGCAGCGCGCTGCTGGGGCCCAAGCTGCGCCAATTCGATCAGTACGCGTGGCAGATGCGCAGCGGCGGTCTGACGATCGTGGCGCATTACGTGTTGCGGCTCTACCGCATGATTTTCGAGTTCGCGCTGGCGCGTGACAGCCGTGAGCGTGAATACATGGCCGACCGCGCTGCGGCGACCCTGACTGCACCCGAATCGATCGTGCAATCGCTGATCAAGATTTCAGCCTATGCCAGCTACCGCAACGACGTTGAGCGCAGGCTCTTCGCCGAAAGCCGCCGGCATGAGGGCGACCTGGGCATCGCACGTTTCGTCGCCGAAGGCCTGCATCCCTACGCTGGCTCTCCAGACTTCCTCGAGACCATGAAAACGGCCAACGTGCCGCACCCGTACGACAGCCATCCGCCATTGCTGGAACGGATGCGCAACGTCGGCCACAGCGTCGACGAAAGCCGCTACGCAGCCGTCGTGACGGCGGTGCCGGCAGCGACCTGGGTCGAAGAGATGCCGACCGCCGCTGCCATCGAGGCGCGCTTGTGGAACGTGTACGAGCAACGCTTCGCGGCGAACCACGAATACAGCCTGGCCTATCGTTACGAGCCGTCCAATGACGAGGAGCGCGAAATCGTGCTTCGCTACTTTCCGCCTGTCGTTTTCGATCTGTCCAAGGGTGCCCGGATCGAAATCAGCTATGCGGGCATCCACGCCGACGCCAGTGAGTCGGGCGCTGTGTCGTGGGACGATGTCGGCGGTCTTTCCTTCAAGGACGGCAACTTCGGCGCTTCGCTCGTGATCTCGCACCACGACAAAGGCGTGCTCGGCGCACGCAAGACCAAGATCTCGCTGAAGGGCATCGGCAAGCACAAGGCCGCCTTCGACGCCACCGTCAGCGAATACTGGCGGCGTCACCAGATCATGCGGGCGCAACAAGCCGAGGCGCGTGATTTGAAGTGA
- the trmB gene encoding tRNA (guanosine(46)-N7)-methyltransferase TrmB has translation MSLPETDPPPGDAPSDNGTPAADEPHPLHRRLKSFVRRAGRTTDGQARAFAELGPLFLLPYRAEPIDLAATFGREARTVLEIGFGMGEATAHIAALMPETNFLCCEVHEPGVGALLKRIGEQGLANIRICAHDAVEVLDHMLQPDTLDGVHVFFPDPWHKKRHNKRRLLQGPFVAKLAAHLKPGGYLHCATDWQPYAEQILDVLEHEPLLRNTATDASGYAPKPDYRPLTKFENRGIKLGHGVWDVVFERR, from the coding sequence ATGTCCCTTCCTGAAACCGATCCGCCGCCAGGCGACGCCCCCTCCGACAACGGCACGCCCGCAGCGGACGAGCCGCACCCGCTGCACCGGCGCCTGAAGAGCTTCGTGCGGCGCGCCGGCCGCACCACCGACGGCCAGGCCCGCGCCTTCGCCGAACTCGGCCCGCTGTTCCTGCTGCCCTACAGGGCCGAACCGATCGACCTCGCCGCCACCTTCGGCCGCGAGGCGCGCACGGTGCTCGAGATCGGCTTCGGCATGGGCGAAGCCACGGCCCACATCGCCGCGCTGATGCCCGAGACCAACTTCCTGTGCTGCGAAGTGCACGAACCCGGCGTGGGTGCGCTGCTCAAGCGCATCGGCGAACAGGGGCTCGCCAACATCCGCATCTGCGCGCACGACGCGGTCGAAGTGCTCGACCACATGCTGCAGCCCGACACCCTCGACGGCGTGCACGTGTTCTTCCCCGACCCGTGGCACAAGAAGCGCCACAACAAGCGGCGCCTGTTGCAGGGGCCGTTCGTCGCCAAGCTCGCCGCACACCTGAAGCCCGGCGGCTACCTGCACTGCGCGACCGACTGGCAGCCCTATGCGGAGCAGATTCTCGACGTGCTGGAACACGAGCCGCTGCTGCGCAACACCGCGACCGATGCGAGCGGCTATGCACCCAAGCCCGACTACCGCCCGCTCACGAAGTTCGAGAACCGCGGCATCAAGCTCGGCCACGGTGTGTGGGACGTGGTGTTCGAGCGCCGATAG
- the gluQRS gene encoding tRNA glutamyl-Q(34) synthetase GluQRS, with translation MNTGGAAVRTGRFAPSPTGPLHAGSLVAALASWLDARAQGGRWLVRIEDGDTERCLPGLGERILAQLAACGLVPDATPVWQTQRLARYEEALAALVAAGLAYPCGCTRAEIDDALARQGVVHARHQERVYPGTCRDGLHGKPARAWRFATHKVDADVSWTDRRLGPQQQDVTREVGDFVLRRADGPWAYQLRVVVDDAAQHITDVVRGEDLTDNTARQILLQRALGLPTPRYLHAPLVRGADGEKLSKQLGAAAFDTDTPSAARAELSKAARVLGLRAADPTDAPADALARWVPEWAALYNPPP, from the coding sequence GTGAACACCGGCGGGGCCGCCGTCCGGACCGGCCGGTTCGCGCCCTCGCCGACCGGCCCGCTGCACGCGGGCTCGCTCGTGGCCGCGCTCGCGAGCTGGCTCGATGCCCGCGCGCAAGGCGGCCGCTGGCTGGTGCGCATCGAAGACGGCGACACCGAGCGCTGCCTGCCGGGGTTGGGTGAACGCATCCTCGCGCAACTGGCCGCCTGCGGCCTGGTGCCCGACGCCACACCGGTCTGGCAGACGCAGCGTCTCGCGCGCTATGAAGAAGCGCTCGCCGCGCTGGTTGCAGCGGGCCTTGCCTACCCCTGCGGCTGCACCCGCGCGGAGATCGACGACGCGCTCGCGCGGCAAGGCGTGGTGCACGCTCGCCACCAGGAGCGCGTGTACCCCGGCACCTGCCGCGACGGGCTTCACGGCAAGCCGGCGCGCGCCTGGCGATTCGCCACCCACAAGGTCGACGCCGACGTGTCGTGGACCGACCGGCGCCTCGGTCCGCAGCAGCAGGACGTGACACGCGAGGTCGGCGATTTCGTGCTGCGCCGCGCCGACGGTCCGTGGGCCTACCAGCTGCGCGTGGTGGTCGACGATGCCGCCCAGCACATCACCGACGTGGTCCGCGGCGAAGACCTGACCGACAACACGGCGCGCCAGATCCTGCTGCAGCGCGCGCTCGGACTGCCGACGCCGCGCTACCTGCACGCACCGCTCGTGCGGGGCGCGGACGGTGAAAAGCTGTCCAAGCAACTCGGCGCTGCGGCGTTCGACACCGACACGCCGTCCGCTGCGCGGGCCGAGCTTTCGAAAGCCGCGCGCGTGCTCGGTTTGCGGGCAGCCGACCCCACCGATGCGCCGGCCGATGCGCTCGCGCGCTGGGTGCCCGAATGGGCGGCTCTCTACAATCCGCCGCCGTGA
- a CDS encoding NAD(P)/FAD-dependent oxidoreductase, translating to MTPRPAAERHRPPAAAPRHYAVVGAGIAGIAAARTLAQAGHQVTVFERESQVGGRMASEATQFGRFDSGAQYFTVRDPRFQRAIETTAPGLCRPWSANAVRVLDPHGRVAEAALPTREAHWVAQPGMDALVAQWAAPLGASVVTDTHVAKIERDALNDKQWQLHTSGADDSLHVYSGFDAVLLAVPPSRARQLLGSHAASLTKAIEKVKIAPCWTLMIAFPQANQANMSHLGPQWNAARSTHHRVAWLTRESSKPGRDRIERWTLQASAPWSQEHLRDDSARIEAKLLRAFSEITGIRTEPSFSRTRCWAEAQTQVPVGKPHLWDAKTRFGIAGDWCMGHRVEDAFLSGLSLALAAL from the coding sequence ATGACCCCACGTCCCGCCGCAGAGCGTCACCGACCCCCTGCCGCCGCACCGCGTCACTATGCGGTCGTTGGCGCCGGCATCGCCGGCATCGCCGCTGCGCGCACGCTGGCGCAAGCCGGCCACCAGGTGACGGTCTTCGAGCGGGAATCACAGGTCGGCGGACGCATGGCGAGCGAGGCCACGCAGTTCGGTCGCTTCGACTCGGGCGCGCAGTACTTCACCGTGCGCGATCCGCGCTTTCAGCGGGCGATCGAGACCACCGCGCCGGGCCTGTGCCGCCCCTGGAGTGCGAATGCCGTTCGCGTGCTCGACCCGCACGGTCGCGTGGCCGAAGCCGCGCTGCCGACGCGCGAGGCGCACTGGGTCGCGCAGCCAGGCATGGATGCACTGGTGGCGCAGTGGGCCGCGCCGCTCGGTGCCAGCGTGGTCACCGACACGCATGTCGCGAAGATCGAACGCGACGCGCTCAACGACAAGCAGTGGCAGCTGCACACCTCGGGCGCAGACGATTCGCTGCATGTGTATTCGGGCTTCGACGCGGTGCTGCTCGCGGTGCCGCCATCGCGTGCGCGCCAGTTGCTGGGCAGTCATGCGGCCTCGCTCACGAAGGCGATCGAGAAGGTCAAGATCGCGCCCTGCTGGACGCTGATGATCGCGTTCCCGCAGGCCAACCAGGCCAACATGTCTCACCTCGGCCCGCAGTGGAACGCGGCGCGCAGCACGCACCACCGCGTGGCCTGGCTCACGCGCGAATCGTCCAAGCCGGGCCGCGACCGCATCGAGCGCTGGACACTGCAGGCCAGCGCACCGTGGTCGCAGGAGCACCTGCGCGACGACAGCGCACGCATCGAAGCCAAGCTGCTGCGCGCCTTCTCGGAGATCACCGGCATTCGCACCGAGCCGAGCTTTTCGCGCACGCGATGCTGGGCCGAAGCGCAGACGCAGGTGCCGGTCGGCAAGCCGCATCTGTGGGACGCGAAGACGCGCTTCGGCATCGCCGGCGACTGGTGCATGGGCCACCGCGTCGAAGACGCTTTTCTTTCGGGCCTCTCGCTCGCCCTCGCGGCGTTGTGA
- a CDS encoding LysR family transcriptional regulator yields the protein MPSARDVLTPDALAMLQTVASTGSFAGAARALNLVPSALSYRVRQIEDALDVLLFDRSARQARLTEAGAELLREAARLLTEIDAVANRVKRIATGWEPQLTIAVDSVIARDPLLDLAGAFFALTPPTRLKLRDETLLGTIEALTTGEADLAIGAVLDAASLAFTATGIRSKPLGELAFVYAVAPHHPLASFNGPLTEAVLRQHRAVAAADSSRTGPSMTVNLVGGQDVLAVATMQAKLAAQLHGLGGGYLPEPMARPYIEAGHLVECRTERPMHTVSLHCAWRVRSAGKPGRALEWWLAQFEHEGTRKALLERHRGR from the coding sequence ATGCCCAGCGCCCGTGACGTCCTGACTCCCGATGCCCTCGCCATGCTGCAAACGGTGGCGAGCACCGGCAGCTTTGCCGGGGCGGCCCGCGCCCTGAACCTGGTGCCCAGCGCGCTCAGTTACCGCGTGCGCCAGATCGAAGACGCGCTCGACGTGCTGCTCTTCGATCGCAGCGCGCGGCAGGCGCGGCTCACCGAGGCCGGCGCCGAGTTGTTGCGCGAGGCGGCGCGGCTGCTGACCGAGATCGATGCGGTGGCCAACCGCGTCAAGCGCATCGCCACCGGCTGGGAACCGCAGCTCACGATCGCGGTCGACAGTGTGATCGCACGCGATCCGCTGCTCGACCTGGCCGGCGCCTTCTTCGCGCTGACGCCGCCGACGCGCCTGAAGCTGCGCGACGAAACATTGCTCGGGACCATCGAGGCGTTGACGACCGGCGAAGCCGACCTGGCGATCGGCGCCGTGCTGGATGCGGCGAGCCTGGCCTTCACCGCCACCGGCATTCGCAGCAAGCCGCTCGGCGAGCTTGCCTTCGTCTACGCCGTGGCGCCACACCATCCGCTCGCCAGTTTCAACGGCCCGCTCACCGAAGCCGTGTTGCGGCAGCACCGCGCGGTGGCCGCCGCCGACTCGTCGCGCACCGGGCCGAGCATGACGGTGAACCTCGTCGGCGGACAGGACGTGCTCGCCGTGGCGACGATGCAGGCCAAGCTCGCGGCGCAACTGCACGGCCTGGGCGGCGGCTACCTGCCCGAACCGATGGCGCGGCCGTACATCGAGGCCGGCCACCTTGTCGAATGCCGCACCGAGCGGCCGATGCACACCGTGAGCCTGCACTGCGCGTGGCGCGTGCGCAGCGCCGGCAAACCCGGCCGTGCGCTGGAATGGTGGCTCGCGCAGTTCGAACACGAAGGCACCCGCAAGGCCCTGCTCGAGCGCCATCGGGGCCGCTGA